Proteins encoded in a region of the Bombyx mori chromosome 21, ASM3026992v2 genome:
- the CPR76 gene encoding cuticular protein RR-2 motif 76 precursor (The RefSeq protein has 2 substitutions compared to this genomic sequence): MAAKFFAALCLAVAASALPVVPIAKIAYAEHEAPAHYDFEYSVHDEQSGDIKQQKESRAGDAVQGFYSLVQPDGVHRIVEYTSDQVNGFNAYVRYEGHPVAQPAKIAYAAPVAKLAYSAPVAYAAPVAKIAYSAPVAKIAYSAPVAKIAYSAPIAKVAYAAPVAKIAYNSAPLTQVTFSSPAISYHH; encoded by the exons ATGGCCGCTAAG TTCTTCGCCGCTCTCTGCCTGGCGGTTGCCGCCTCGGCTCTCCCAGTGGTCCCGATAGCCAAAATCGCATATGCCGAGCACGAAGCCCCCGCACACTACGACTTCGAGTACTCCGTTCACGACGAGCAAAGCGGAGACATCAAGCAACAGAAGGAGTCCCGCGCCGGAGACGCCGTCCAGGGCTTCTACTCGCTGGTGCAACCCGACGGTGTCCACCGCATCGTCGAGTACACCTCCGACAAAGTAAACGGATTTAACGCTAACGTCCGCTACGAGGGACACCCCGTCGCTCAGCCCGCCAAGATCGCGTACGCCGCTCCCGTCGCCAAGCTCGCCTACTCCGCCCCCGTGGCCTACGCCGCACCCGTAGCCAAGATCGCCTACAGCGCTCCTGTTGCCAAGATCGCCTACAGTGCTCCTGTTGCCAAGATCGCCTACAGCGCACCCATCGCTAAGGTCGCATACGCCGCCCCAGTTGCCAAGATCGCCTACAACAGTGCTCCCTTAACCCAAGTAACCTTCTCTTCCCCTGCCATTTCCTACCACCACTAG
- the CPR77 gene encoding cuticular protein RR-2 motif 77 precursor produces MVAKFAIFSCLVAAAAAVAVPIVPVAKLAYAEHEAPAHYDFEYSVHDDHSGDIKQQKESRAGDVVQGFYSLVQPDGVHRIVEYTADNEHGFNANVRYEGHPIAQPAKIAYAAPVQNIAYAAPVPKLAYSAPVTKLAYPGSITKVAYAPAPVTYAQSPLTKIAYPAPLAYAQAPITKVAYAPAPVAYASAPVAKVAYSAPLGHVSFSSPGITYQH; encoded by the exons ATGGTCGCCAAA TTCGCAATCTTCTCCTGCCTGGTGGCTGCGGCGGCTGCTGTTGCCGTCCCCATTGTGCCAGTAGCTAAACTGGCTTACGCCGAACACGAAGCCCCCGCACACTATGACTTCGAATACTCCGTTCACGACGACCACAGCGGAGACATCAAGCAACAGAAGGAGTCCCGCGCCGGAGACGTCGTCCAGGGCTTCTACTCGCTGGTGCAACCCGACGGTGTCCACCGCATTGTCGAGTACACCGCCGACAACGAACACGGATTCAATGCTAACGTCCGCTACGAGGGACATCCTATCGCTCAGCCCGCCAAGATCGCTTACGCTGCTCCCGTACAAAACATCGCGTACGCCGCTCCCGTCCCCAAGCTCGCCTACTCTGCCCCTGTAACTAAACTAGCGTACCCAGGATCCATCACTAAAGTAGCCTACGCTCCAGCTCCAGTGACCTACGCCCAATCTCCTTTAACCAAGATTGCGTATCCAGCTCCCCTAGCCTACGCTCAGGCTCCGATCACCAAAGTCGCGTACGCACCTGCTCCAGTCGCCTACGCCTCGGCCCCTGTCGCCAAAGTCGCCTATAGCGCCCCCCTCGGACACGTCAGCTTCTCTTCCCCCGGCATTACCTACCAGCACTAA